TTTGGCCCAAAGCGAAGCACACGGTTTAAGCACTTTTCAGAATGTTTTGTCTGTACTGTTTGATATATTGTGAGTCATCATGACCTTGCGTGATTTTACTCTCCCTGTCCATCTGTGGCTGCTATTTTCTTTTCactgtaataatgataatggtgGGCGATTAAATTCCTGCATGTGTCCTCTGGCTCCTCCTGCAACGTGCAGGTGGTTTTGTTTTAATGCTGATCTTCTTGTCAGtgcatatttttcattttcatggcCGTGTCAAATCAAATCTATTGTTTTGGTAGGAACATGTTAAGAGTAGTTGCCTGAACTTTGTATTACACCACACTCAAGTATGCCAGTATTGTCATTTATATCTCTTTCTCTGTAAGTGTAACATTTTAACTCACCCCTGTGCCTGTTTTAgtgttctcttcttttctttttttttgtatttgtgttcttTTCTCGGTTTCATATAAGACTAAACATTTTGGGTTTTTGGGTTTGATTCTTCTGTCTCTTATTTGAGCATTTCTCTACAGATAGACTGACCCTCATAATTCTTGACAATCCAGACACTGACCTCTGTGGAATGGACCATGTTACATTAGACTATGAATGGTACATTGtctctgatgatgtcacttgCCAAACACAGTCCAGTAGAAAATGACTTGTGCTGTCCTTATTTTCACTGTGAtagattaaaacattaaacagtttTGCATCTCCTGTTTAACTCATGTGAGTTATTCCAGAAAAGCTGCATGATCATGTGTATATACACCACACTTTCAGTAGTAGATGTCTTTACCAAGGGAAAAGCAATTGGGTTTGTGAccagagggttgccggttcaaatcccgggaCGGGTCAAGGGCTAGCAATGCCTCCCATTGCATCTGGTTGCAGAAGTGCTGCCCCCTGTGCCCAGCTCGTGTGTTTTCACTATTTGTGTGTAAGAAGAATGTGTtcaatgcagaggtcaaattcactatcactaataggtgtgtgcaaaaataacattctaaaaaaaaaagtaacaaagatGCCTCAATGGGAGGcaatttgttttactttacaaGAGAACATCATCCATGACCTTGTCTGCCCTTTGATAAGCACAGTGCTGCAGCAGAGTAGTGCCAGAATGGCTGACTCAGCCTGTCTAGGATCAGATTTCACTCGGTCTGCACACCATGAAACGCAGACAGAAATAGCCACCTCATGCCGACCTGCAACAACATGTATTTCAAGGTACAGCTAATGTTACCTTTGCTTGCATGCATGTTGTAAAATTCAGACTTACGGTGGTAGCAGAGCTACAGCTAGAAATCAAGTCTGCTGcgagaaatatcttcaaatATGAGCATGCGTCACCCCACACTTTTTTAAAAGAGTTTAAAAGCACAAACTGATGTTGTGTAACACCTGTTGGAGACACTGGCTTTGAATCCAGCCAGACATCTTTCAGTTATTATTTAATACACatctaaaaaaaaggaatgcagTCTGTTCAATGTGTTCTGAAGaaggtgattttcaaaaacatggCAGGAGCTGCAATAATTTACCCTCACCTTATCCACTGTCTAAATCAGATCTCCAAAGGAGGGCAGCAGAGAGCTGCAGTGCTGCACAGGAAAGCTGTGTAAGGTGTCACGTGATCTTCTGGGCCTACAGCACAGGACATGAGTGTGTAAGCTCACCCTCTGTTCATCATTcgcagggttagggttagctcgAATGATCAGTCTGCTTATTTGTCTCTGCATCAGCCGACTGTGAAAAGGCTATTTCACTCATGGCCACACAATGGCGGGGCAGCTCTGACGGTATCCTGAGAGAGATCCAGATTAATTTGCTGGAGTGTAAAGTCTGCTTCGAGAAGTTCTGCAGACAGCAGAGGGAACGCAGACCGCAGAACCTTTCTTGTGGCCATGTACTGTGTCTGGAATGCATCAAAGCTTTGTCCCACCCTCTCCTGAGGAAGCTGGAGTGCCCGTTCTGTCGACAGCTGTGCAGCGTTGACAGCACCTCCCACTGCCAGGTTCTTTGTGACCTCCAGGAGTTGCTGTTGTCCTGGAGTCCCAaatcctctgctcctccttACAGGGCAAAACAAGGCTGCAGGTTGCCCGCAGGAGCAAGCTCATCGGGCCTGAACTTCTCTGCAGCTTTTGGCGGCTGGGGTACTCTCATCAACCCGACTGGAATCGCTGTTTTAGGGGCTTCGGGTGGAATAGTGGTGGTGCATGATGGAGAGAAGAGGGTGCTGGTGTTTTGTCCACAGGGTAGACAGTTAAATAATTTTGGACAAAGAGGACAAGCCAGTGGAGAGATCTGTTACCCAGTGGATGTGGCAGTGACACCCTGTGGTTATGTGGTGGTGACAGATGCAGGAGATAAAGCTGTGAAAGTGTTCACCTCCAGAGGACACCACGTATTGACGGTGAAGGAGTCCTTCCAGATGCCCTGGGGTGTGGACACAGACAGCCGGGGGCACGTCCTGGTTTCAGACGTCCAGGCGGGCACGCTGTCTCAAGTAAAAGTGGACTTTGCTTGTGGTCGTGTTCTGGAGCATCGTACTCCTCTCTCTGAGCTCCAGCATCCAAAAGCAGTGGCCTGCTGTCAGGTGACAGGGAACACTGCAGTGATGGAGCACTTCACTGAT
The sequence above is a segment of the Solea solea chromosome 13, fSolSol10.1, whole genome shotgun sequence genome. Coding sequences within it:
- the LOC131471572 gene encoding E3 ubiquitin-protein ligase NHLRC1-like; amino-acid sequence: MATQWRGSSDGILREIQINLLECKVCFEKFCRQQRERRPQNLSCGHVLCLECIKALSHPLLRKLECPFCRQLCSVDSTSHCQVLCDLQELLLSWSPKSSAPPYRAKQGCRLPAGASSSGLNFSAAFGGWGTLINPTGIAVLGASGGIVVVHDGEKRVLVFCPQGRQLNNFGQRGQASGEICYPVDVAVTPCGYVVVTDAGDKAVKVFTSRGHHVLTVKESFQMPWGVDTDSRGHVLVSDVQAGTLSQVKVDFACGRVLEHRTPLSELQHPKAVACCQVTGNTAVMEHFTDNTQSPVTHQRTRLKVFTRDFQLLYETDSFSLSLQSTVRLNMSGVAFDPAGDLLLVDSTQGMIWSLKRLENESILTPLVGDHLIRPVGLVSLNNMLIILDSGDHAVKIYFPKSEAASMM